Proteins encoded within one genomic window of Esox lucius isolate fEsoLuc1 chromosome 12, fEsoLuc1.pri, whole genome shotgun sequence:
- the hnrnpa1b gene encoding heterogeneous nuclear ribonucleoprotein A1b isoform X4: MSKEAPREPEQLRKLFIGGLSFETTDESLRAHFEQWGTLTDCVVMRDPANKRSRGFGFVTYSGVNEVDAAMEARPHKVDGRLVEPKRAVSREDSSRPGAHVTVKKIFVGGIKEDTEDSHLRDYFEQFGKIEVIDIMTDRNSGKKRGFAFVTFDDHDAVDRIVIQKYHTVNGHNCEVRKALSRQEMQTTGMGRGGGGNYGRGGGYGGDADSSVSGGRGGGYGGGDGGYNNGYGGGDGGYGGGPGGYGGGNRGYGGGQGYGGGNGGGYGGGNGYNDYNNGNGNGGNFGGGKSMASPQEAAPVSEGKYAVHNTGYHRASEDICPTLNCNFGGGGGNNYNDFGNYNNQASNYGPMKGNNFGGGGGSGGGRNSGPYGGGYGGSSGGGGGYGGGSGGRRF; this comes from the exons ATGTCGAAGGAG GCCCCACGTGAACCTGAGCAGCTCCGCAAGCTGTTCATTGGAGGTCTGAGCTTCGAAACAACGGACGAGAGTTTGCGGGCACATTTCGAACAATGGGGTACTCTTACAGATTGTGTG GTAATGAGGGACCCAGCCAACAAACGGTCCAGAGGGTTTGGGTTTGTCACCTACTCCGGTGTAAATGAGGTTGATGCTGCCATGGAAGCACGCCCCCACAAAGTTGACGGCAGGCTCGTAGAGCCCAAGAGGGCAGTTTCCCGGGAGGACTCCAGCCGGCCAGGGGCTCACGTAACAGTGAAAAAGATATTTGTCGGCGGCATCAAGGAAGACACAGAGGACTCCCACCTGCGAGACTACTTCGAGCAGTTCGGCAAGATTGAAGTAATTGACATAATGACCGACCGCAATAGTGGCAAGAAGAGGGGCTTTGCCTTTGTCACGTTCGATGACCACGATGCAGTGGACAGGATTGTCA TCCAGAAGTACCACACGGTGAATGGCCACAACTGTGAAGTGAGGAAAGCGCTGTCCAGGCAGGAGATGCAGACTACTGGCATGG GCCGTGGAGGCGGCGGCAACTATGGCAGAGGTGGGGGATATGGAG GTGATGCTGACTCGTCTGTTTCAGGAGGCAGAGGGGGCGGATACGGTGGCGGTGATGGCGGTTACAACAACGGCTATGGCGGCGGTGATG GCGGTTATGGCGGAGGCCCCGGTGGTTATGGTGGTGGTAACCGCGGTTACGGCGGGGGACAAGGTTATGGTGGCGGAAACGGGGGTGGCTACGGCGGTGGAAACGGTTATAACGACTACAACAATGGCAACGGCAACGGAGGAAACTTCGGCGGCGGTAAGTCCATGGCTTCACCACAAGAAGCAGCCCCGGTTAGTG AAGGAAAGTATGCGGTCCACAACACCGGTTACCATAGGGCGTCCGAAGACATTTGTCCAACTCTTAATT GCAACTTCGGCGGTGGCGGTGGCAACAACTACAACGACTTCGGCAACTACAACAACCAGGCCTCCAATTATGGCCCGATGAAGGGTAACAATTTCGGCGGCGGCGGTGGGAGTGGTGGCGGCAGGAACAGTGGCCCATATGGTG GCGGTTACGGCGGTAGCTCgggaggtggtggtggataTGGCGGTGGCTCAGGCGGACGACGattctaa
- the hnrnpa1b gene encoding heterogeneous nuclear ribonucleoprotein A1b isoform X1 gives MSKEAPREPEQLRKLFIGGLSFETTDESLRAHFEQWGTLTDCVVMRDPANKRSRGFGFVTYSGVNEVDAAMEARPHKVDGRLVEPKRAVSREDSSRPGAHVTVKKIFVGGIKEDTEDSHLRDYFEQFGKIEVIDIMTDRNSGKKRGFAFVTFDDHDAVDRIVIQKYHTVNGHNCEVRKALSRQEMQTTGMGMRGGRGGGGNYGRGGGYGGNDYGRDDGYFGGRGGRGGGYGGGDGGYNNGYGGGDGGYGGGPGGYGGGNRGYGGGQGYGGGNGGGYGGGNGYNDYNNGNGNGGNFGGGKSMASPQEAAPVSEGKYAVHNTGYHRASEDICPTLNCNFGGGGGNNYNDFGNYNNQASNYGPMKGNNFGGGGGSGGGRNSGPYGGGYGGSSGGGGGYGGGSGGRRF, from the exons ATGTCGAAGGAG GCCCCACGTGAACCTGAGCAGCTCCGCAAGCTGTTCATTGGAGGTCTGAGCTTCGAAACAACGGACGAGAGTTTGCGGGCACATTTCGAACAATGGGGTACTCTTACAGATTGTGTG GTAATGAGGGACCCAGCCAACAAACGGTCCAGAGGGTTTGGGTTTGTCACCTACTCCGGTGTAAATGAGGTTGATGCTGCCATGGAAGCACGCCCCCACAAAGTTGACGGCAGGCTCGTAGAGCCCAAGAGGGCAGTTTCCCGGGAGGACTCCAGCCGGCCAGGGGCTCACGTAACAGTGAAAAAGATATTTGTCGGCGGCATCAAGGAAGACACAGAGGACTCCCACCTGCGAGACTACTTCGAGCAGTTCGGCAAGATTGAAGTAATTGACATAATGACCGACCGCAATAGTGGCAAGAAGAGGGGCTTTGCCTTTGTCACGTTCGATGACCACGATGCAGTGGACAGGATTGTCA TCCAGAAGTACCACACGGTGAATGGCCACAACTGTGAAGTGAGGAAAGCGCTGTCCAGGCAGGAGATGCAGACTACTGGCATGGGTATGAGGGGTG GCCGTGGAGGCGGCGGCAACTATGGCAGAGGTGGGGGATATGGAGGTAATGATTATGGCCGTGATGACGGATACTTCGGTGGCCGCG GAGGCAGAGGGGGCGGATACGGTGGCGGTGATGGCGGTTACAACAACGGCTATGGCGGCGGTGATG GCGGTTATGGCGGAGGCCCCGGTGGTTATGGTGGTGGTAACCGCGGTTACGGCGGGGGACAAGGTTATGGTGGCGGAAACGGGGGTGGCTACGGCGGTGGAAACGGTTATAACGACTACAACAATGGCAACGGCAACGGAGGAAACTTCGGCGGCGGTAAGTCCATGGCTTCACCACAAGAAGCAGCCCCGGTTAGTG AAGGAAAGTATGCGGTCCACAACACCGGTTACCATAGGGCGTCCGAAGACATTTGTCCAACTCTTAATT GCAACTTCGGCGGTGGCGGTGGCAACAACTACAACGACTTCGGCAACTACAACAACCAGGCCTCCAATTATGGCCCGATGAAGGGTAACAATTTCGGCGGCGGCGGTGGGAGTGGTGGCGGCAGGAACAGTGGCCCATATGGTG GCGGTTACGGCGGTAGCTCgggaggtggtggtggataTGGCGGTGGCTCAGGCGGACGACGattctaa
- the hnrnpa1b gene encoding heterogeneous nuclear ribonucleoprotein A1b isoform X5: MSKEAPREPEQLRKLFIGGLSFETTDESLRAHFEQWGTLTDCVVMRDPANKRSRGFGFVTYSGVNEVDAAMEARPHKVDGRLVEPKRAVSREDSSRPGAHVTVKKIFVGGIKEDTEDSHLRDYFEQFGKIEVIDIMTDRNSGKKRGFAFVTFDDHDAVDRIVIQKYHTVNGHNCEVRKALSRQEMQTTGMGMRGGRGGGGNYGRGGGYGGGRGGGYGGGDGGYNNGYGGGDGGYGGGPGGYGGGNRGYGGGQGYGGGNGGGYGGGNGYNDYNNGNGNGGNFGGGKSMASPQEAAPVSEGKYAVHNTGYHRASEDICPTLNCNFGGGGGNNYNDFGNYNNQASNYGPMKGNNFGGGGGSGGGRNSGPYGGGYGGSSGGGGGYGGGSGGRRF; this comes from the exons ATGTCGAAGGAG GCCCCACGTGAACCTGAGCAGCTCCGCAAGCTGTTCATTGGAGGTCTGAGCTTCGAAACAACGGACGAGAGTTTGCGGGCACATTTCGAACAATGGGGTACTCTTACAGATTGTGTG GTAATGAGGGACCCAGCCAACAAACGGTCCAGAGGGTTTGGGTTTGTCACCTACTCCGGTGTAAATGAGGTTGATGCTGCCATGGAAGCACGCCCCCACAAAGTTGACGGCAGGCTCGTAGAGCCCAAGAGGGCAGTTTCCCGGGAGGACTCCAGCCGGCCAGGGGCTCACGTAACAGTGAAAAAGATATTTGTCGGCGGCATCAAGGAAGACACAGAGGACTCCCACCTGCGAGACTACTTCGAGCAGTTCGGCAAGATTGAAGTAATTGACATAATGACCGACCGCAATAGTGGCAAGAAGAGGGGCTTTGCCTTTGTCACGTTCGATGACCACGATGCAGTGGACAGGATTGTCA TCCAGAAGTACCACACGGTGAATGGCCACAACTGTGAAGTGAGGAAAGCGCTGTCCAGGCAGGAGATGCAGACTACTGGCATGGGTATGAGGGGTG GCCGTGGAGGCGGCGGCAACTATGGCAGAGGTGGGGGATATGGAG GAGGCAGAGGGGGCGGATACGGTGGCGGTGATGGCGGTTACAACAACGGCTATGGCGGCGGTGATG GCGGTTATGGCGGAGGCCCCGGTGGTTATGGTGGTGGTAACCGCGGTTACGGCGGGGGACAAGGTTATGGTGGCGGAAACGGGGGTGGCTACGGCGGTGGAAACGGTTATAACGACTACAACAATGGCAACGGCAACGGAGGAAACTTCGGCGGCGGTAAGTCCATGGCTTCACCACAAGAAGCAGCCCCGGTTAGTG AAGGAAAGTATGCGGTCCACAACACCGGTTACCATAGGGCGTCCGAAGACATTTGTCCAACTCTTAATT GCAACTTCGGCGGTGGCGGTGGCAACAACTACAACGACTTCGGCAACTACAACAACCAGGCCTCCAATTATGGCCCGATGAAGGGTAACAATTTCGGCGGCGGCGGTGGGAGTGGTGGCGGCAGGAACAGTGGCCCATATGGTG GCGGTTACGGCGGTAGCTCgggaggtggtggtggataTGGCGGTGGCTCAGGCGGACGACGattctaa
- the hnrnpa1b gene encoding heterogeneous nuclear ribonucleoprotein A1b isoform X3: MSKEAPREPEQLRKLFIGGLSFETTDESLRAHFEQWGTLTDCVVMRDPANKRSRGFGFVTYSGVNEVDAAMEARPHKVDGRLVEPKRAVSREDSSRPGAHVTVKKIFVGGIKEDTEDSHLRDYFEQFGKIEVIDIMTDRNSGKKRGFAFVTFDDHDAVDRIVIQKYHTVNGHNCEVRKALSRQEMQTTGMGMRGGRGGGGNYGRGGGYGGDADSSVSGGRGGGYGGGDGGYNNGYGGGDGGYGGGPGGYGGGNRGYGGGQGYGGGNGGGYGGGNGYNDYNNGNGNGGNFGGGKSMASPQEAAPVSEGKYAVHNTGYHRASEDICPTLNCNFGGGGGNNYNDFGNYNNQASNYGPMKGNNFGGGGGSGGGRNSGPYGGGYGGSSGGGGGYGGGSGGRRF, translated from the exons ATGTCGAAGGAG GCCCCACGTGAACCTGAGCAGCTCCGCAAGCTGTTCATTGGAGGTCTGAGCTTCGAAACAACGGACGAGAGTTTGCGGGCACATTTCGAACAATGGGGTACTCTTACAGATTGTGTG GTAATGAGGGACCCAGCCAACAAACGGTCCAGAGGGTTTGGGTTTGTCACCTACTCCGGTGTAAATGAGGTTGATGCTGCCATGGAAGCACGCCCCCACAAAGTTGACGGCAGGCTCGTAGAGCCCAAGAGGGCAGTTTCCCGGGAGGACTCCAGCCGGCCAGGGGCTCACGTAACAGTGAAAAAGATATTTGTCGGCGGCATCAAGGAAGACACAGAGGACTCCCACCTGCGAGACTACTTCGAGCAGTTCGGCAAGATTGAAGTAATTGACATAATGACCGACCGCAATAGTGGCAAGAAGAGGGGCTTTGCCTTTGTCACGTTCGATGACCACGATGCAGTGGACAGGATTGTCA TCCAGAAGTACCACACGGTGAATGGCCACAACTGTGAAGTGAGGAAAGCGCTGTCCAGGCAGGAGATGCAGACTACTGGCATGGGTATGAGGGGTG GCCGTGGAGGCGGCGGCAACTATGGCAGAGGTGGGGGATATGGAG GTGATGCTGACTCGTCTGTTTCAGGAGGCAGAGGGGGCGGATACGGTGGCGGTGATGGCGGTTACAACAACGGCTATGGCGGCGGTGATG GCGGTTATGGCGGAGGCCCCGGTGGTTATGGTGGTGGTAACCGCGGTTACGGCGGGGGACAAGGTTATGGTGGCGGAAACGGGGGTGGCTACGGCGGTGGAAACGGTTATAACGACTACAACAATGGCAACGGCAACGGAGGAAACTTCGGCGGCGGTAAGTCCATGGCTTCACCACAAGAAGCAGCCCCGGTTAGTG AAGGAAAGTATGCGGTCCACAACACCGGTTACCATAGGGCGTCCGAAGACATTTGTCCAACTCTTAATT GCAACTTCGGCGGTGGCGGTGGCAACAACTACAACGACTTCGGCAACTACAACAACCAGGCCTCCAATTATGGCCCGATGAAGGGTAACAATTTCGGCGGCGGCGGTGGGAGTGGTGGCGGCAGGAACAGTGGCCCATATGGTG GCGGTTACGGCGGTAGCTCgggaggtggtggtggataTGGCGGTGGCTCAGGCGGACGACGattctaa
- the hnrnpa1b gene encoding heterogeneous nuclear ribonucleoprotein A1b isoform X8, which translates to MSKEAPREPEQLRKLFIGGLSFETTDESLRAHFEQWGTLTDCVVMRDPANKRSRGFGFVTYSGVNEVDAAMEARPHKVDGRLVEPKRAVSREDSSRPGAHVTVKKIFVGGIKEDTEDSHLRDYFEQFGKIEVIDIMTDRNSGKKRGFAFVTFDDHDAVDRIVIQKYHTVNGHNCEVRKALSRQEMQTTGMGMRGGRGGGGNYGRGGGYGGNDYGRDDGYFGGRGGRGGGYGGGDGGYNNGYGGGDGGYGGGPGGYGGGNRGYGGGQGYGGGNGGGYGGGNGYNDYNNGNGNGGNFGGGKSMASPQEAAPVSGNFGGGGGNNYNDFGNYNNQASNYGPMKGNNFGGGGGSGGGRNSGPYGGGYGGSSGGGGGYGGGSGGRRF; encoded by the exons ATGTCGAAGGAG GCCCCACGTGAACCTGAGCAGCTCCGCAAGCTGTTCATTGGAGGTCTGAGCTTCGAAACAACGGACGAGAGTTTGCGGGCACATTTCGAACAATGGGGTACTCTTACAGATTGTGTG GTAATGAGGGACCCAGCCAACAAACGGTCCAGAGGGTTTGGGTTTGTCACCTACTCCGGTGTAAATGAGGTTGATGCTGCCATGGAAGCACGCCCCCACAAAGTTGACGGCAGGCTCGTAGAGCCCAAGAGGGCAGTTTCCCGGGAGGACTCCAGCCGGCCAGGGGCTCACGTAACAGTGAAAAAGATATTTGTCGGCGGCATCAAGGAAGACACAGAGGACTCCCACCTGCGAGACTACTTCGAGCAGTTCGGCAAGATTGAAGTAATTGACATAATGACCGACCGCAATAGTGGCAAGAAGAGGGGCTTTGCCTTTGTCACGTTCGATGACCACGATGCAGTGGACAGGATTGTCA TCCAGAAGTACCACACGGTGAATGGCCACAACTGTGAAGTGAGGAAAGCGCTGTCCAGGCAGGAGATGCAGACTACTGGCATGGGTATGAGGGGTG GCCGTGGAGGCGGCGGCAACTATGGCAGAGGTGGGGGATATGGAGGTAATGATTATGGCCGTGATGACGGATACTTCGGTGGCCGCG GAGGCAGAGGGGGCGGATACGGTGGCGGTGATGGCGGTTACAACAACGGCTATGGCGGCGGTGATG GCGGTTATGGCGGAGGCCCCGGTGGTTATGGTGGTGGTAACCGCGGTTACGGCGGGGGACAAGGTTATGGTGGCGGAAACGGGGGTGGCTACGGCGGTGGAAACGGTTATAACGACTACAACAATGGCAACGGCAACGGAGGAAACTTCGGCGGCGGTAAGTCCATGGCTTCACCACAAGAAGCAGCCCCGGTTAGTG GCAACTTCGGCGGTGGCGGTGGCAACAACTACAACGACTTCGGCAACTACAACAACCAGGCCTCCAATTATGGCCCGATGAAGGGTAACAATTTCGGCGGCGGCGGTGGGAGTGGTGGCGGCAGGAACAGTGGCCCATATGGTG GCGGTTACGGCGGTAGCTCgggaggtggtggtggataTGGCGGTGGCTCAGGCGGACGACGattctaa
- the hnrnpa1b gene encoding heterogeneous nuclear ribonucleoprotein A1b isoform X9 — protein MSKEAPREPEQLRKLFIGGLSFETTDESLRAHFEQWGTLTDCVVMRDPANKRSRGFGFVTYSGVNEVDAAMEARPHKVDGRLVEPKRAVSREDSSRPGAHVTVKKIFVGGIKEDTEDSHLRDYFEQFGKIEVIDIMTDRNSGKKRGFAFVTFDDHDAVDRIVIQKYHTVNGHNCEVRKALSRQEMQTTGMGMRGGRGGGGNYGRGGGYGGNDYGRDDGYFGGRGGRGGGYGGGDGGYNNGYGGGDGGYGGGPGGYGGGNRGYGGGQGYGGGNGGGYGGGNGYNDYNNGNGNGGNFGGGNFGGGGGNNYNDFGNYNNQASNYGPMKGNNFGGGGGSGGGRNSGPYGGGYGGSSGGGGGYGGGSGGRRF, from the exons ATGTCGAAGGAG GCCCCACGTGAACCTGAGCAGCTCCGCAAGCTGTTCATTGGAGGTCTGAGCTTCGAAACAACGGACGAGAGTTTGCGGGCACATTTCGAACAATGGGGTACTCTTACAGATTGTGTG GTAATGAGGGACCCAGCCAACAAACGGTCCAGAGGGTTTGGGTTTGTCACCTACTCCGGTGTAAATGAGGTTGATGCTGCCATGGAAGCACGCCCCCACAAAGTTGACGGCAGGCTCGTAGAGCCCAAGAGGGCAGTTTCCCGGGAGGACTCCAGCCGGCCAGGGGCTCACGTAACAGTGAAAAAGATATTTGTCGGCGGCATCAAGGAAGACACAGAGGACTCCCACCTGCGAGACTACTTCGAGCAGTTCGGCAAGATTGAAGTAATTGACATAATGACCGACCGCAATAGTGGCAAGAAGAGGGGCTTTGCCTTTGTCACGTTCGATGACCACGATGCAGTGGACAGGATTGTCA TCCAGAAGTACCACACGGTGAATGGCCACAACTGTGAAGTGAGGAAAGCGCTGTCCAGGCAGGAGATGCAGACTACTGGCATGGGTATGAGGGGTG GCCGTGGAGGCGGCGGCAACTATGGCAGAGGTGGGGGATATGGAGGTAATGATTATGGCCGTGATGACGGATACTTCGGTGGCCGCG GAGGCAGAGGGGGCGGATACGGTGGCGGTGATGGCGGTTACAACAACGGCTATGGCGGCGGTGATG GCGGTTATGGCGGAGGCCCCGGTGGTTATGGTGGTGGTAACCGCGGTTACGGCGGGGGACAAGGTTATGGTGGCGGAAACGGGGGTGGCTACGGCGGTGGAAACGGTTATAACGACTACAACAATGGCAACGGCAACGGAGGAAACTTCGGCGGCG GCAACTTCGGCGGTGGCGGTGGCAACAACTACAACGACTTCGGCAACTACAACAACCAGGCCTCCAATTATGGCCCGATGAAGGGTAACAATTTCGGCGGCGGCGGTGGGAGTGGTGGCGGCAGGAACAGTGGCCCATATGGTG GCGGTTACGGCGGTAGCTCgggaggtggtggtggataTGGCGGTGGCTCAGGCGGACGACGattctaa
- the hnrnpa1b gene encoding heterogeneous nuclear ribonucleoprotein A1b isoform X7: MSKEAPREPEQLRKLFIGGLSFETTDESLRAHFEQWGTLTDCVVMRDPANKRSRGFGFVTYSGVNEVDAAMEARPHKVDGRLVEPKRAVSREDSSRPGAHVTVKKIFVGGIKEDTEDSHLRDYFEQFGKIEVIDIMTDRNSGKKRGFAFVTFDDHDAVDRIVIQKYHTVNGHNCEVRKALSRQEMQTTGMGRGGGGNYGRGGGYGGGRGGGYGGGDGGYNNGYGGGDGGYGGGPGGYGGGNRGYGGGQGYGGGNGGGYGGGNGYNDYNNGNGNGGNFGGGKSMASPQEAAPVSEGKYAVHNTGYHRASEDICPTLNCNFGGGGGNNYNDFGNYNNQASNYGPMKGNNFGGGGGSGGGRNSGPYGGGYGGSSGGGGGYGGGSGGRRF; the protein is encoded by the exons ATGTCGAAGGAG GCCCCACGTGAACCTGAGCAGCTCCGCAAGCTGTTCATTGGAGGTCTGAGCTTCGAAACAACGGACGAGAGTTTGCGGGCACATTTCGAACAATGGGGTACTCTTACAGATTGTGTG GTAATGAGGGACCCAGCCAACAAACGGTCCAGAGGGTTTGGGTTTGTCACCTACTCCGGTGTAAATGAGGTTGATGCTGCCATGGAAGCACGCCCCCACAAAGTTGACGGCAGGCTCGTAGAGCCCAAGAGGGCAGTTTCCCGGGAGGACTCCAGCCGGCCAGGGGCTCACGTAACAGTGAAAAAGATATTTGTCGGCGGCATCAAGGAAGACACAGAGGACTCCCACCTGCGAGACTACTTCGAGCAGTTCGGCAAGATTGAAGTAATTGACATAATGACCGACCGCAATAGTGGCAAGAAGAGGGGCTTTGCCTTTGTCACGTTCGATGACCACGATGCAGTGGACAGGATTGTCA TCCAGAAGTACCACACGGTGAATGGCCACAACTGTGAAGTGAGGAAAGCGCTGTCCAGGCAGGAGATGCAGACTACTGGCATGG GCCGTGGAGGCGGCGGCAACTATGGCAGAGGTGGGGGATATGGAG GAGGCAGAGGGGGCGGATACGGTGGCGGTGATGGCGGTTACAACAACGGCTATGGCGGCGGTGATG GCGGTTATGGCGGAGGCCCCGGTGGTTATGGTGGTGGTAACCGCGGTTACGGCGGGGGACAAGGTTATGGTGGCGGAAACGGGGGTGGCTACGGCGGTGGAAACGGTTATAACGACTACAACAATGGCAACGGCAACGGAGGAAACTTCGGCGGCGGTAAGTCCATGGCTTCACCACAAGAAGCAGCCCCGGTTAGTG AAGGAAAGTATGCGGTCCACAACACCGGTTACCATAGGGCGTCCGAAGACATTTGTCCAACTCTTAATT GCAACTTCGGCGGTGGCGGTGGCAACAACTACAACGACTTCGGCAACTACAACAACCAGGCCTCCAATTATGGCCCGATGAAGGGTAACAATTTCGGCGGCGGCGGTGGGAGTGGTGGCGGCAGGAACAGTGGCCCATATGGTG GCGGTTACGGCGGTAGCTCgggaggtggtggtggataTGGCGGTGGCTCAGGCGGACGACGattctaa
- the hnrnpa1b gene encoding heterogeneous nuclear ribonucleoprotein A1b isoform X10, with protein MSKEAPREPEQLRKLFIGGLSFETTDESLRAHFEQWGTLTDCVVMRDPANKRSRGFGFVTYSGVNEVDAAMEARPHKVDGRLVEPKRAVSREDSSRPGAHVTVKKIFVGGIKEDTEDSHLRDYFEQFGKIEVIDIMTDRNSGKKRGFAFVTFDDHDAVDRIVIQKYHTVNGHNCEVRKALSRQEMQTTGMGMRGGRGGGGNYGRGGGYGGDADSSVSGGRGGGYGGGDGGYNNGYGGGDGGYGGGPGGYGGGNRGYGGGQGYGGGNGGGYGGGNGYNDYNNGNGNGGNFGGGNFGGGGGNNYNDFGNYNNQASNYGPMKGNNFGGGGGSGGGRNSGPYGGGYGGSSGGGGGYGGGSGGRRF; from the exons ATGTCGAAGGAG GCCCCACGTGAACCTGAGCAGCTCCGCAAGCTGTTCATTGGAGGTCTGAGCTTCGAAACAACGGACGAGAGTTTGCGGGCACATTTCGAACAATGGGGTACTCTTACAGATTGTGTG GTAATGAGGGACCCAGCCAACAAACGGTCCAGAGGGTTTGGGTTTGTCACCTACTCCGGTGTAAATGAGGTTGATGCTGCCATGGAAGCACGCCCCCACAAAGTTGACGGCAGGCTCGTAGAGCCCAAGAGGGCAGTTTCCCGGGAGGACTCCAGCCGGCCAGGGGCTCACGTAACAGTGAAAAAGATATTTGTCGGCGGCATCAAGGAAGACACAGAGGACTCCCACCTGCGAGACTACTTCGAGCAGTTCGGCAAGATTGAAGTAATTGACATAATGACCGACCGCAATAGTGGCAAGAAGAGGGGCTTTGCCTTTGTCACGTTCGATGACCACGATGCAGTGGACAGGATTGTCA TCCAGAAGTACCACACGGTGAATGGCCACAACTGTGAAGTGAGGAAAGCGCTGTCCAGGCAGGAGATGCAGACTACTGGCATGGGTATGAGGGGTG GCCGTGGAGGCGGCGGCAACTATGGCAGAGGTGGGGGATATGGAG GTGATGCTGACTCGTCTGTTTCAGGAGGCAGAGGGGGCGGATACGGTGGCGGTGATGGCGGTTACAACAACGGCTATGGCGGCGGTGATG GCGGTTATGGCGGAGGCCCCGGTGGTTATGGTGGTGGTAACCGCGGTTACGGCGGGGGACAAGGTTATGGTGGCGGAAACGGGGGTGGCTACGGCGGTGGAAACGGTTATAACGACTACAACAATGGCAACGGCAACGGAGGAAACTTCGGCGGCG GCAACTTCGGCGGTGGCGGTGGCAACAACTACAACGACTTCGGCAACTACAACAACCAGGCCTCCAATTATGGCCCGATGAAGGGTAACAATTTCGGCGGCGGCGGTGGGAGTGGTGGCGGCAGGAACAGTGGCCCATATGGTG GCGGTTACGGCGGTAGCTCgggaggtggtggtggataTGGCGGTGGCTCAGGCGGACGACGattctaa
- the hnrnpa1b gene encoding heterogeneous nuclear ribonucleoprotein A1b isoform X2, translating into MSKEAPREPEQLRKLFIGGLSFETTDESLRAHFEQWGTLTDCVVMRDPANKRSRGFGFVTYSGVNEVDAAMEARPHKVDGRLVEPKRAVSREDSSRPGAHVTVKKIFVGGIKEDTEDSHLRDYFEQFGKIEVIDIMTDRNSGKKRGFAFVTFDDHDAVDRIVIQKYHTVNGHNCEVRKALSRQEMQTTGMGRGGGGNYGRGGGYGGNDYGRDDGYFGGRGGRGGGYGGGDGGYNNGYGGGDGGYGGGPGGYGGGNRGYGGGQGYGGGNGGGYGGGNGYNDYNNGNGNGGNFGGGKSMASPQEAAPVSEGKYAVHNTGYHRASEDICPTLNCNFGGGGGNNYNDFGNYNNQASNYGPMKGNNFGGGGGSGGGRNSGPYGGGYGGSSGGGGGYGGGSGGRRF; encoded by the exons ATGTCGAAGGAG GCCCCACGTGAACCTGAGCAGCTCCGCAAGCTGTTCATTGGAGGTCTGAGCTTCGAAACAACGGACGAGAGTTTGCGGGCACATTTCGAACAATGGGGTACTCTTACAGATTGTGTG GTAATGAGGGACCCAGCCAACAAACGGTCCAGAGGGTTTGGGTTTGTCACCTACTCCGGTGTAAATGAGGTTGATGCTGCCATGGAAGCACGCCCCCACAAAGTTGACGGCAGGCTCGTAGAGCCCAAGAGGGCAGTTTCCCGGGAGGACTCCAGCCGGCCAGGGGCTCACGTAACAGTGAAAAAGATATTTGTCGGCGGCATCAAGGAAGACACAGAGGACTCCCACCTGCGAGACTACTTCGAGCAGTTCGGCAAGATTGAAGTAATTGACATAATGACCGACCGCAATAGTGGCAAGAAGAGGGGCTTTGCCTTTGTCACGTTCGATGACCACGATGCAGTGGACAGGATTGTCA TCCAGAAGTACCACACGGTGAATGGCCACAACTGTGAAGTGAGGAAAGCGCTGTCCAGGCAGGAGATGCAGACTACTGGCATGG GCCGTGGAGGCGGCGGCAACTATGGCAGAGGTGGGGGATATGGAGGTAATGATTATGGCCGTGATGACGGATACTTCGGTGGCCGCG GAGGCAGAGGGGGCGGATACGGTGGCGGTGATGGCGGTTACAACAACGGCTATGGCGGCGGTGATG GCGGTTATGGCGGAGGCCCCGGTGGTTATGGTGGTGGTAACCGCGGTTACGGCGGGGGACAAGGTTATGGTGGCGGAAACGGGGGTGGCTACGGCGGTGGAAACGGTTATAACGACTACAACAATGGCAACGGCAACGGAGGAAACTTCGGCGGCGGTAAGTCCATGGCTTCACCACAAGAAGCAGCCCCGGTTAGTG AAGGAAAGTATGCGGTCCACAACACCGGTTACCATAGGGCGTCCGAAGACATTTGTCCAACTCTTAATT GCAACTTCGGCGGTGGCGGTGGCAACAACTACAACGACTTCGGCAACTACAACAACCAGGCCTCCAATTATGGCCCGATGAAGGGTAACAATTTCGGCGGCGGCGGTGGGAGTGGTGGCGGCAGGAACAGTGGCCCATATGGTG GCGGTTACGGCGGTAGCTCgggaggtggtggtggataTGGCGGTGGCTCAGGCGGACGACGattctaa